A window of Deinococcus aerophilus genomic DNA:
AATTGCCCGAACTGCTGGCCCAGCTGCAGACCAGCACGCTGGACCTGCCGCGCCAGTGGGCCGCCCGGCAACGGCTGGTCGCCGAGATCATCGCGGGAGGCAATCCCTTTGAACTCGCCGTCCTGACCTGCGAGCTGCGCCGCTGGAACATCGAGCGTGGCCTGCCCGATCTTGACCGCCAGGCGCTGAGGCGGGCCATCAAGCTGCTGGAGCAGGAGGTCAGCGGTCTGGAGGACCAGAATGCGCAGCATGTTCAGCAGTTGCTGGACCGGGTCTGGCACGAGGCGCCTCAGAGCTGATTCCCGCTCAGGCGGGCAGCAAGCAGCCCAGAACAGAACTTCCAGACAGCAAGAAGCACCCCCCACCATAGAGGTGGGGGGTGCTGAACAGACATAACAGAACTCCGGTGAGGGAGGTG
This region includes:
- a CDS encoding CarD family transcriptional regulator; this translates as MAFEIGERVVLPPYGLGVVSGTCERPLDGQNHTYYELCFSHTASRAYVPVAAPEGAGMRAALTEQELPELLAQLQTSTLDLPRQWAARQRLVAEIIAGGNPFELAVLTCELRRWNIERGLPDLDRQALRRAIKLLEQEVSGLEDQNAQHVQQLLDRVWHEAPQS